Within the Eucalyptus grandis isolate ANBG69807.140 chromosome 1, ASM1654582v1, whole genome shotgun sequence genome, the region CAGAAGAGAGATTGAACAgtatgtgaaaagaaaaaggagaaaggataAGAAAAGGTCCGAGCCCATGAATAAAGAACCTAACGTGGTGGCATGATTAGCGAGAGAGGAGAGGTCCACCACTTTCATTGGAAGTAAGCTGGCAAAGGAAGGAGACCAGGATTGGAAGATGTAGAACCCACCTTCGCTTTGTGGAGTTTTGGTAAGGAACTAATGGCCTGCTTTTCTCCTTTGCGTATGGACCTAGACTGTCCAAAAGCTTTGACTAAACCTCAAGTCGTGTAGGCAAAATCAGCTCAGACATTGACACTTTCCCAACCACTTTTAGTTGATTGATGCAAGCTTTTAACATAGAAGTGCCTATCACTGATGTAAATTGCATATATAtgcaaagaaaacaaataatttactAAGGTCACCAATAGGACGTTCTCGTCTTTTTACGTATGGTAAGATCAGACATTTAATCACACATAAGAACGAAAAAAAAGTGGTATCGACAATTTCACCgaaattttcttatctacattaGGATGATCGTAACCTATGATCTTCTGATTTACAATACCAAAGGACGGTTCTCATAATGTAAAATGTACTCATTCACGATATGTTTTTATACTTAACGGAAGAGAAATAATAAATCCAAACTATATCCTTGCAGCATCATAAAAGAACCTACATGGCTTGGCCTTGATGTCATTTACTAGTGGTAGGGTTCTTCGTTGTCGTTTTCCAAATTCAAGATCCGACTCCCAATCTCTGTTAGAATCTTTCAGAAGTAGTGTCCCTCCCCATGATTATAACCTTCCATGTCCTTCCTGTTTCCCTAAATGCAGTACATTTTGATTGGATACTGTTCGGTGTTTTCTTCTGAGGTTAGAGACTTTTGGTCTCCTGGCAAGCCAAGCTCTTATTTGCTCTCCTTATTAACTAAAGCCAAGGCAGTACAAATACAAGAGGACATGATAATGGCCACATGTGTTCATCATGAAAGAATGTGGAAAAAGGTATATGTCAAACCCTTTATCCTAAAGCTGTTGGGTGTGGGCATGATCAACGACGCTCCATTTTATGCCAAACAGTGAAAAGTCAAGTTTACCACAGACTAGATGAATCAAAACTTCAATCCCACGTTGCTTACCAAATTAGTTGAACTTCGCAATTTCAAGATTTGCACGAGAGGATAGATAAATCAGTTCTGGTCTTTTCCTTGTCATTAGCATGAACTGCAAGATTTCTTCATCCTTCTGATGCCAAAACTAGTGGTGCTTAATGCAGATGAATACATGAAACACACTcttttctctcccaaaaagagGGATATTTGCCTACATTATGAACGCTCGGTCCCTAATCAGTTAATCTAATTTATTGTGCGTCAATGGCAATCATCCTTCTGTgggaatttatttggaaacaaAGACAAAGGGATTCAAAGTTCACCCAGAACCATCTACGAAACACAGTTCACACGATAGCGCTAAGTTATACAAAtgcatcaatttaatttgatgTAAGCAGTTAATTCTAGGTAATATACATCATCAGGAGGATCACAACTGCAGACCATCCGCATAAGATTTCTCAGCAACATGTGGGGCACTTGATCAGGCCATTTTCGTTGCACTCGGGGCACCGAATCCACGATTCCTCCTCCCTGTCCCTAACCACCCTGCAGCTTCCATGGCAAGCCAAACATATCACGAATCTTACATTGGCACATTGAACGCATGTACTCCTTGAGAGGTCAAGTGGAATCCCTTCGAAAAGCTTCCTCAAGCTCCCTTGCTCATGCAGTGTGATGACTTCGTCGGCTCCTCCAATGCACCTTCCTTTGATGAACAGCTTCGGAGGGACCACTCCCTGGCCGAGGATCTTCCGCAGCTCCTCCAGATATTGCAGGTGCAACGACACATCCcgctcttgaaagttgattttaaaacTCCTCAGTAAGAACCGGACAGCATTGCAGTCCTCAAACGTCTTCCGTATTCCTGTCAAGCTCGTCGTGTAGAAAATGACCGAATCTCTTCCTCCTGGTGGGCACTTCTCCTGAAAGTCCAAGAGAGACAGGTGATAGCGCTCCTTGTTGTCCCTAGAATCCTCTATCCTGAGTTCGTCTTTCGCTATTCCCTGTAAGGAATCAGCCTGAAGACTACAGGTTTCGTAATCGGTTGTGACATCTAGTGCTGAAAATGGGAATTCATTGTCGCCTGCATCTGAGAAGATCTCCTCCTCCAAGTCATCCGTGGCGGGTGTTGTTGCTGCTGATCCTAGGGAGGATAAGACCTCCTCCTCTTGGCCATTCTCGAGACCTGTAATGCAATTCTGCACGACGGGTCCGTCAACTTCACCCCCCTGGTGTCCTTCATTGTGAATCGGTGGTGGGTAGTGACCATTCTCATCAGATAGTTTTCCGGCATGGCTTAGCTGAACGGCTAACCCGCGCCTAAGAGTGCTTATTGTCGAAATGAACTTCAGTTTCTTCAAGAACCTTCCCTTCATTCCCGTCATGCCTTGAGCGAAACGATATGCAAAGGATATGCTCAGGAGCAAGTCTATCTCCGAGATAGGATCGAGTGAAACGATGGAGGGTAAGGCAAATGAATTGTCACTAACAACGACTGCTACTGTTAGGAAAATGAAGGAACGTTAGGTCCATGAGTTCTCTTCTGGGCCAATTTGGGTGGATAGTGAAGGCTTAAGAAAAAGGGTCAATCAGCTTTGCTTTTTGAAAGTTGTGTGCAATGTGCATGATCACGCCGGATAGTGTGTAGCTTTGAGACTGGCCCATGTACCAtaccttcattttctctccACAGTACCATGGTGACCCTCCACCAACCAAGTTAGGGCCAATCATGATGGTCTTTTGCTTTGCCTTCGGTGAGGGTGACTCTCCTTCAAAGGGTAAAATGCTACTGTAGCCATGTTCCGTGCCCTTGTGTGCTTTTAACTGCTCTCCAGTTTTGCTTCCAAAGCAAAAAAAGCTTCTGGTGTGATTTAATAGATAATGCCATGCAAGGCAGACATGATTGTACCCACAGACATGATTCACTATGCTCTGCTAGCGCAAAGTTGCTTTTCGAGTCCATCTTTTCACTAATTTGGAACCTTCCCTACAGCATGTTTATTATATGTTCTGCATCTAGACTGTACAAATATAATAGTCCATTTGAAATACTTCGGTCCGCAAATCAATTCACCGAAAAGTAATCTGGCTACTCGTGTTTTGTCTCGTCGGTGTCGGGTCAAGACAAGGGATGCGGTAGTTTGCCAAATCCATATTCGATTTCAGGAAAATTGGGGTAATTGTCGATTTTGTCACATCTCCTTAGCGAAGACATAAAATACTACCCAAACAAGTTACAGGACATAGGCGCAAAAGGATAGGGgaaagaaaacaaacctaaatTTGTAGCATCACATCTTTTGAGAGGCGATTCTAGTGTCACGAGTTGACAATTTCCTGACCAAGGAACAACCCATGCGACACTTGATGAGCTTGAACACTAGGCCGGCCATTTATTGATAGATCCCTCCGAAAGATAGGCGAACTGTGCTCTCCTCATCAACCATGCCACACTCATTTTAGTTTGGGCATTTAGTTTCTCAAGTTGGACATAGTCATGGCTATAATAAGAGAAGTGGTATTAGCTTTTGACTAATTTATGCACAAAAGGCTAATCTCATTTTCAAAGATCATCTGAGATGATTATTTTGTCATCCCCATATTCCTTAG harbors:
- the LOC104446826 gene encoding uncharacterized protein At3g28850, which translates into the protein MTGMKGRFLKKLKFISTISTLRRGLAVQLSHAGKLSDENGHYPPPIHNEGHQGGEVDGPVVQNCITGLENGQEEEVLSSLGSAATTPATDDLEEEIFSDAGDNEFPFSALDVTTDYETCSLQADSLQGIAKDELRIEDSRDNKERYHLSLLDFQEKCPPGGRDSVIFYTTSLTGIRKTFEDCNAVRFLLRSFKINFQERDVSLHLQYLEELRKILGQGVVPPKLFIKGRCIGGADEVITLHEQGSLRKLFEGIPLDLSRSTCVQCANVRFVICLACHGSCRVVRDREEESWIRCPECNENGLIKCPTCC